From Hydra vulgaris chromosome 07, alternate assembly HydraT2T_AEP, a single genomic window includes:
- the LOC124806627 gene encoding ARL14 effector protein-like isoform X2: protein MCSIGLMTSDACKGQQDVIETLSNEEKITISLRCNIELSNLIMLCERHTTKYLKMYPIWQKKCCDPFHKHTKKITKNLEVVTINESQIMVRSSLNIAPGKKLCKPCK from the exons aTGTGTTCTATTGGCTTAATGACATCAGATGCATGCAAAGGCCAACAAGatgttattgaaactttaagcaatgaagaaaaaataactatatcatTACGCTGTAACATTGAACTATCAAACTTAATAATGTTATGTGAAAGACAtactacaaaatatttgaaaatgtatcCTATATGGCAGAAAAAATGCTGTGATCCATTCCATAAacatacaaagaaaatcacaa aaaatctcGAAGTAGTTACAATAAATGAATCACAAATCATGGTGAGAAGTAGTTTAAATATTGCTCCTGGAAAGAAACTTTGCAAACCTTGTAAGTAA